TAAATGTCCCTCATTGACAGTGGGTGTATAAGGAGGTGACTGTCCTGGCTGCTGGTACTCCGGGGAGGAGGCTTTGGTACCCACGGCAGGAGACTCAGGTTGAACTCTGGGACTCCCAGGAGGGACTGATTTTCCTGATAGCCCCATGAGCCAAGAGTGAGCCAAGAGTGGGGACAATCGTGATTCTCTCGGACACGGGAAGATCTGAGCAGGGCTCCTGGCTGATTAGAGGCTCCGAATCGCACCTCTTCTCTTGTCCTAATCTCAGGCTCCAGGCCTGGCTTGCAGTTCCTGGCTCACCGCGCAGCGAAGTCACCGGCCCACGCTCCCAGGAGCGAGGACCCTGGGCAGCCTTCCCACCTCGATCAGCCCACTGCACCGGGCTGCTGCCATTTCCCGCACGCATCCCAGGAGGGCTGGGGACGCCAGCTTCTGCCTGAGGATTTATGGTCcaggaaatgcattttaaatgggTCCCAGGATGCTCGGATCCAAGAATCAGACACCATCTCTTGGGGGAGGGTGGGGCGGAGGGTGAGAGTATGTCTGGAGAGAGACCTAGAAACGCCCGAATGGCGGCCCCACTTTGCTCCCCCAAAGCGCGACCGTCCCCCGAGTGGGGGGGCTACCTGTTGGCCAGGGCGCACGGAATTCGGGTGACTTTGCTCCAAGATACGTGCGTGTGCCTCGACTCTCACTTAATTTATAGGGGAGAGGGATTCGCCAAATCCCTGTTTTCTGGGGTaagccccctccccctccccttggATCCAAGCTGCccggaaggaagaaggaaagagtgtTTGTCACCGGAGAAAACCACCTGTGGTTTGCAAAGGGCCTCAGTCGAGTCAGGGGCAGGCGGGGCAGATCCGAGCCCGGCGGGAGGGGCGACACGCGGGagcgggcaggggcaggggcgcTCAGCTCGCAGGGCTTCCTCTGCCAGCCTCACCGCCCGGCTCCCGGGAGGGGGCCGAGGGCGCCCTGGGTGCTGGGCGCCTTCCCATTACGCAGTTCCTGTGCCTTTAAATCCCAGTCCCGGAGGGGGCGGGGGCGCCCCGGCTGGACCCCGGTTTCCAGGCCGGCGGGGGCCCCGGGGAAGCCCCGGGCGGGGAGCCCGGGGCTTCCCCGGGNNNNNNNNNNNNNNNNNNNNNNNNNNNNNNNNNNNNNNNNNNNNNNNNNNNNNNNNNNNNNNNNNNNNNNNNNNNNNNNNNNNNNNNNNNNNNNNNNNNNTCCCCTCCGGTCCTGTCTCCAGCGGGAGCGCGAGACGCTGGTCAGGCTCCGCGGCGCAGCTCGAAAAGGAATAATCGCCCCCGATTGACTGAAATTCCTCCGGAGCCGGCGCCGCGACCGCCCTCGCCCGAGACCGCGCTCCGGGGCCGCGTCCTCCTCTCCTCCGGAAAACGCTCGCGACCCAGGGCCGCCGGCGGCCGCGACTCCGCTGTGTCGATCGCCTGAGTCCGTTTTCACCGTTTGCGGGATCTGGAACCGAGTTACATGCATGTCCAGTGGGGGCAGGTTTAATTTTGACGACGGAGGGTCCTACTGTGGAGGCTGGGAGGACGGCAAGGCGCACGGCCATGGCGTCTGCACCGGCCCCAAGGGCCAAGGCGAATACACCGGCTCGTGGAGCCACGGCTTCGAGGTGCTGGGCGTCTACACCTGGCCCAGCGGCAACACGTACCAGGGCACCTGGGCGCAGGGCAAGCGCCACGGCATCGGCCTGGAGAGCAAGGGGAAGTGGGTGTACAAGGGCGAGTGGACGCACGGATTCAAGGGGCGCTACGGGGTGCGGGAGTGCGCGGGCAACGGGGCCAAATACGAAGGGACCTGGAGCAACGGGCTGCAGGACGGCTACGGGACCGAGACCTACTCGGACGGAGGTAGGTGCCGCGGGCCGGGCCGGGCCAGGGCGGGAGGGGACCTGCTTCCGATCGCACCCCTTCTGTGGATCTCCGGGGAAGTTGAGCTGCGCTCTCCTGTTGGGCCGTGGGCACCAGGGGCCTTTCCTGGGCTTCCCTGGAGGCCACGGAGGCTCCTGGCTACAGGTTGCCCCGCTGCCTGGTGGGGACAGTTCCCCTGTGCCAGCTGAAGGGTGTTGGGGGCTTTCCAGGGGCAGAGCCAGGCGGGGCCCGGCAGAGCCTCCGTGCGTCGGACACAGCAGGCCGGAGACCTGCGGGAAGGGCCAGGCTGGGCCCGCGGCCCTGAGGAACCCAGCAAGGACAGAGGGGGCTGGGAGAAGGGCCCCTCCCCCTGTTGGCTTTGCCCCCCACCCAGGAGGCCGCCCTTCGATCAGGCCTCAGCTTCCCTTCTAGTGTTCCTGCGGCGCCCAAGGGCCTTCCTCAGCCCCAAATCTGCCCAAGCGGAGGGAAAGGGAGTGATGGGTAGCGCTAGGGGCGGGGGATGCCAACCCGAACCAAAACAGCCAGGCAATAAACTTCTAGGTGGTTGGACGCGGACTAGAGCTGTCGAAGCAGGctgctggagggaggagggaggcccATCTGCTCAGTGAGAGCCCA
The genomic region above belongs to Piliocolobus tephrosceles isolate RC106 chromosome 17, ASM277652v3, whole genome shotgun sequence and contains:
- the JPH3 gene encoding junctophilin-3 isoform X2, producing the protein MSSGGRFNFDDGGSYCGGWEDGKAHGHGVCTGPKGQGEYTGSWSHGFEVLGVYTWPSGNTYQGTWAQGKRHGIGLESKGKWVYKGEWTHGFKGRYGVRECAGNGAKYEGTWSNGLQDGYGTETYSDGDATTFGAEPGPEARELPAAAAVAAAAAVRWFLCREPWPALQLPACLDTPISTPQCT
- the JPH3 gene encoding junctophilin-3 isoform X3; this encodes MSSGGRFNFDDGGSYCGGWEDGKAHGHGVCTGPKGQGEYTGSWSHGFEVLGVYTWPSGNTYQGTWAQGKRHGIGLESKGKWVYKGEWTHGFKGRYGVRECAGNGAKYEGTWSNGLQDGYGTETYSDGGGWTRTRAVEAGCWREEGGPSAQ